GCATTCATCTGTCTACCAATCCCCTCTCCCCCCTGAATAATTACTCTCTCCCCCTCCCCCCCTCTCCATTCCACCATTGCCCAAATTGGTGTATTTCTAGTCAAGTCAAGATTATCACCCGGATCACTACGCGTAATTGCCAACGCTATACTTTGAGATAATCCTGCGACCTGTTCAATCGGTATTTCTACTATTTCGGCTGGTTCAAGCAAATCCAGCGACACTGCTGTTAGCGCTTGACGATAGCGTAACCAGTGTAACGCAGCCACAGCAGCCGCACAGGCAAAAACAGGGAGAGTGTATCCAGAACGGGACATTACTCCTAACTCCTCTATATTCCTACTTCTTCAGATAGTAGAGTTTGCATAGCCTCCCAGAAATATACGTAGGGTGGGCAATGCCCACCCTACAGATACTATATTCCTACTTCAGATAATAAAGTTTGCATAGCCTCCCAGGATAGTCCTTGTTGGATATAACGAGGCGCTTCAGGATTATAAGGACTTTTTATTCGGTCAATACTGAGAATCTTTGCCCCATCTGGTAGCACGGGTACATCGGGATCAAACGCCGTCGGGCGCATCAACGAACTGGAAAAACCTTTGAAAATAGCAATTTTCTCTTCCTCGTTGTCGATTTCCACCGTTAGCAGTAAAACTTCTTGTGGACGTTTGGCGGTATATTGTTCCAGTCTCTTGCCAATGGAATCCATTGTTTATTATTTGTCAATTGTCAGTTGTCGATTGTCAGTTGTCAATTGTCAGTTGTCAGTTGTCAATTGTCAGTTGTGATTAGTGTTTAATTGAAGTCGGCGGTTTATCCATTCCGTTACATAAGACCTATTCATAACTACTCACAAATAGACAAATCTACTCATGTTATGTAGTTTGATGCTTACTTCCTGCTTTATTCTGGCAACGTCGGCGTTAACCAGTCCACAGGCTAAAACTGTCTAACTGACAGCTTGACTCAAATTAATTGCTGCGTTTAAATCTCGGTCAATCATCAAGCCGCAGTTACCGCATTCAAACACTCGCTCATTCAAGGTGAGTGTTTCTTTTTTGGTTCCACAATGAGAGCAGATTTTGCTGGATGGGAACCATCGGTCAACCACTACAAGCTTTGAACCATATAACTCACACTTGTAGGTCAATTGACGGCGAAACTCATAAAATCCCATATCCGCAATAGATTTAGCTAGCTTATGGTTAGCCATCATACCGGACACATTGAGGTCTTCAATCACTACTATGCCGTGGTTCTTAGCAAGTAATGTTGTGAGTTTGTGCAATGTATCTTTTCTGATGTTGGCAATCTTTCTATGCAGTCTAGCAATCTTTATCTGTGCTTTCTTCCAGTTAGCTGAACCGATGACTTTATGACGATTCAACCATTGCATTCTTGACAGCTTGACTTCATATTTCTTGTAGGATTTGCCTCCTAAAAAAACTTCACCAGTGGAGAGTATAGCCAGTTCCTTAACACCAAGGTCAACGCCGACAATACTCCTGTTGCCTAAATCCTGTTGTTCTACATCGAATCTGAAACTGATAAACCATCTGTCGGCTTGACGAGATATTGTACAAGATTTAGTTAATACTTGTGGTAGGCGCTCATAGGTCTTGAGGACGCCAATCACAGGTACTTGAATTTTGTTACTACCGATAATTTTGACCGTACCTTCTAACGTGAAAGAATCACGTTTACCTTTCTTTTTGAACTTTGGCACACCAGCAGTCTTGTGAAAGCAACGCTTCCAAGCTTCGCGTAAAGCCATCAATGCTTGCTGTGGAGTGCTTTTAGAACATTCGTAATACCATTCATTTTCAGATTTTACCAATGCTACTAACCATTTATGCAAGTCAATTGCCGTCGGAAATTTGATTTTAGACTCAGGATTCGCTTTGTTGTGGTCAAGTATCTGTTTAGTTAAAGCCAATCCCCAATTCCAAGCATGACGTGCTACTCCACAATGTTTTCTCAATGCTGTGCGTTGTTGGTTATTCAACTTCAACTCAGTTTGGAAACCAACCAGCATTAAACCACCTCCTAATTACCAGCTTTTCAATTACTTAATTGCATCAGTGTATCTTGTTGACCAACTCATTGCAGCTCCAAGCGAAAATGAGTAGCAATGAGTAGAGGTGAGCAGAAATTAAGTTACACTTACTAACCCTTGTGGATGGAGTTTTGATCACTCAAGACTGTGTGGCTGAACGTCCCTGCTTGGCAAGCTTGATGAGGACAAAGTAACTTAAATAAAGGACGTAAATTATTAAACCACTTATTCCCAGAAAGCCCAGGAAGCCAGGTTTACTATTCGCATGGAAATATTCTCTAAAGAGTAACGGGGCTTCAAACCAGACGCTACAGTAAGAAGATTGGGCGGGATCGGAAAAAGCACAACCTAAAAAAGGTATAAAGGCAATAGTGCCCAAAATACAATAAACACTCATAGCCCAGCGCCAAGAGGTAAAAACCAGTTTCAACGAACCGCTAGCCTGATACTCAATTTCATCATTGAGATCCACCCAAAACCACAGCGAAACGGGAATTAGTATTTGTGCCATCAATCCTGAGATAAAACTGACCCCAAACCCACCAATCATGAGATAAATTGTGATTGCCAGCAAACTGGATACTTTCCAGTAAATTATCAACAAGCGTTGTATGGCTTCAGTTTTTTGTACATAAGCCCAAATCAACAGAATTAGGGGAATAATTACGGCAAATAATACCGCCAGTCGGTAGTCAATCCAGACATAGGGGCGAAACCAAATATTTTCTGGCTGTATCGCTTCCTGTATGGTTCCTAACATTAAATCCATGATTTTTTTAACCTATTGTCCTTATGCAGAGAAGCCGCCCAACGCAGTGGTTTGGCTAAACGAGTAAACCTCGCTTTTAGCTTACTTTACGCAGGCGGACTTGGTTTGTTTATCCGTGACTTCTAGTCGTTTGGACAAGGTGCTTGCCCGTCAGAAGAGTAGAAAATTTGTTAACTTAATTTCTAGTCTTCGTAAAGCCGACATTCAACTGCTTCTGGGTTGTCATCACAGTATTGCTCTAGGGAGTTTTTTGGTTTGCTTTGGCGCTGATGGGAGGCTTCAGCTTGCAGTTCTTCAACTGCATCCCAAGCCGCAGCACATTCAGCAGATGTACTACCTGCTACATCACAGACAGTACGAGCTTGTTCAACTTCTTCTTGGATTTTTTCTTGGATGTCGTCTGTGGCTTTTGTTTGGATGTTGGTCATAGCTTTAATCTCGTTGTGTGGTGTTAATACCCGTATAGAAATTTTGCAAAAATGGCAGTTTTTTTGTTCTATCGCTCACCATTCTAACCACCTAGCAGTTAAGTTAGTGTTTTAGACTGGTAATCTATAACTAATACAACGAATTAGGGTATCTAGACTGTATTTATATTTATCTTTTAAGATTTCCTAGAGTCAGTATGCGAAAAGTACAATCATACAATATATTTAGTGCATCTAATGGAGAATGACAACCTTAGCTTCTGGGATGAGAAAGCGCACCGAGGAGGTCTAAAAATCTGGAAAAATATGCAAAGGATCGCTAAATCGTGCCTGGACATCCAGTGGCTACGCGCTCCCATGCTCCCGTTGAAACGTCAAGTAATGTCTGGTTTTGTCCAGAATTTTATTTAGCAGATTAAGATATCTGTTGTCAAGACTTCTAGAGTGCAATTCTTCCGCAGATCAAAAATCAAAAACTACTAGCCTCACAACAGAAAGAGCCGAAAACTCATGGCAGACCAAATGCAGTGGGCAAACGCCCTATCAACCCGTCCTTCTTTGGAAGCAGCTGTTACAGATGTTGTAGAACAGGCTGTCTCATTGTTAACAGCACCTGCGGATTTAGGGCTGGTATTCATTTCTTCTGCTTTTGCAAGTGAGTATTCCCGACTATTACCCTTGTTGGCCGAGAAACTATCAGTACGTGTGCTGATTGGATGTAGTGGTGGTGGTGTGATTGGCACAACGGCTAATGGAGAAATCCAAGAGTTGGAAGCAGAAGCAGCTATCAGTTTGACTTTGGCACATCTTCCAGGGGTGGATTTGCAAGTATTTCATGTTGTGTCCGAAGAATTACCTGACTTGGATAGTTCACCAGATGCTTGGATTGATTTGATCGGTGTACCACCATCACCAACACCCCAGTTTATCTTGCTGTGCGGTTCATTTTCATCGGGAATCAGTGATTTATTGCAGGGTCTGGATTTTGCTTATCCTGGGTCAGTAACGGTGGGGGGACAGGCTAGTGCAGGGGGGATGAGTGGTCGTATTGCCCTATTTTGTAACGATCCCTGCGGCGGGAAGCGCCAACGCTTGTATCGTGAGGGAACCCTAGGCTTGGCTTTGAGTGGCAATATTGCTGTAGAAACAATTGTCTCCCAAGGATGCCGACGAATTGGTAAACCATTGCAAGTCACAAAATCTGAACGTAATATCATCCTAGAACTGGATGAACAAGTGCCTCTAATGGTTTTGCGAGAATTGATTTCTAATCTGAGCGAAAAAGAGCGGATGTTGGCACAGCATTCATTGTTTGTCGGTCTGGCAATGGATGTATTTAAGCTGACTTTGCAGCAGGGAGACTTTTTAATTCGTAGCATACTTGGGGTAGATCCATCAGCCGGGGCGATCGCCATTGGCGATCGCGTCCGTCCCGGTCAACGGCTGCAATTCCACCTCCGCGATGCTGAAGCCTCCGCCGAAGACCTGGAATTATTGCTACAACGGTATCAAAACCAACGAACCTCCCAAACCTCTGCTGTTGCTGCGTTGATGTTTTCCTGTGTCGGTCGTGGCGAAGGACTTTACGGCCAAAGCAATTTTGATTCTGACCTATTTAGACGCTACCTCAAGGATATCCCTGTAGGCGGCTTTTTCTGTAACGGCGAAATCGGTCCTATTGCTGGTAGTACCTTCCTCCACGGTTATACCTCAGTATTTGGCATTTATCGAGCAATCTCCTAGTCAAGTATTTGCCGGACTTACACCGACATTTCTTTAGAAACCGGACAGGTTATTGAGTCAGCAGAGGCTTTGAGGAATGAAGGTGGTATTATCCTCGCCTCAAAATAGATGCGGTTTGAGACTAACAAACACTTAGCAATACTTAATGTTTGATAACCTAATTATTAGGTTACAATAGTTTTACTGACAGGCAAACACAATCTCGCTCAAGGTCCAGCGGCTGGAACTCATTTTACTTTGGGTACTACCGCCTAACGTTATCAAGAACGTTATTGGCACGAGCGCCAGTTTATTTAATACCGTTGAGGAATTACGTACAGTTGCAGATGCTGCTCGATGGTTGCTTGCTACTCTCGCAGTCGCTTGGGTGCTAGCCAATCCGGTTATTACTGCTCCTATTATTGGCGTTAGCCGTCCAGAACAATTGGCTGATAGCTTAAAGGCGGTAGAAATAAAACTTGATGATAATTTGTAACAAAAACTTAATGATATTACTGCTGAATATCGCAAGGGAGATTCTGGAAGCTAGCAATGGTTAATTCAGAGACATATACTAAAAACAAAAAATCTCTTTTATCTCAAACATTTTCCAGGGCTGCTGAAGCGCCAGCGCTACCTACAACGCCCTTTGGGTTTATTTGCTATTTCGTCAAATATTACCGTTGGTGGTATGTAGTAATAGTCATTCTGGAGGCAATACACGCGACATGCGGCATCATGTTGCCCTATGCGATTGGTGAGATTATTCGCAGTGTGACAAAATCGACGGGTGATAGCAAGTACATTTTTGATGCCGTGAGGCAACCCCTTATGCTCTTCGCCGCATTGAGTGTGGGGGAAGTCGTATTCGGACGGTCATCTGGATTCTTGCAAACTGTCCGCCATCCAATCCACCGACAGCACATTGTCCGCTCGCTGTATGCCTACTTACAACAGCATTCCCACCGCTACCTAAGCAGCAGTTTTGCCGGGGCATTGGCACACCGCATCAGCGAAACTTCTTTGGGTGTAACCCAGACGATGCAAATGCTGATTACTGAATTAATGCCCGTGATTATAGTACATGTCGTCTCCACGGTGTTACTGTATCGCGCCTATCCTCCACTGGCTGCATTTGTGGGCGGGTGGGCAGTTCTCTTTGTGAGTATTTCCTTCTGGCTAGCGACACGCTGCCGAATTTACGCTCGCAGAGCCGCCAGCAAGAGAAGTGAAACTACGGGCATGATTGTAGATTCTGTTACCAATCTTACCAGTAGCCGACTATTCGCACGTCTAGGTTTTGAACGACGCTATTTAAATGAGCAATTAAAGCGCGAACTCGTAGAGGTGAGAAAGTCAAACTGGTATTCAGAACGCATCCGCTGGTTTCAGTTTATCTCATCGGCAATTTTGAAAATTGGTACTTTGTATTATTCGCTCTCCCTTTGGAGTCAGGGAAAGATTGCTGCTGCTGATTTTGTAGTAGCAACCAGTTTGTCGCTGTTGATCATCAGTGAAGCCCGCAATTTAAGTAAAAGGTTTCTAGAAATTTTTGAACATATTGGTAACATCAGTCATGGAGTTTCCACCATTATTCAACCCCACGAAATCATCGACCGCGAAAATGCCATCTCTCACTCCATCACTCAGGGACGCATTGAGTTTCGGAGAGTCAATTTCAGCTACTCAAATGAGAAGCAAGTATTTAACAACCTCTCTGTTGTAATTCAAGCAGGACAACGTGTGGGACTGGTGGGATTTTCTGGCTCTGGAAAATCCAGCTTTGTGAATTTGATTTTGCGTCTTTTCGACCCTCAATCTGGGAAAATTCTCATTGATGGGGTTGATATTAGGGATATGACCCAGGAAGCCCTCCACTCGCAAATTAGTTTGATTCCCCAAGACCCATCTTTGTTCCATCGAACATTATTAGAAAATGTTCGTTACGGTCGATTAGAAGCAACGGATGAGGAAGTAATTGAGGCATCGCGTAAAGCTTACGCTCACGATTTTATCTCCCGGATTGAAGAAGGCTACGATTCCCTGGTGGGCGAACGCGGTGTCAAACTTTCTGGAGGACAAAGACAGCGCATTGCCATTGCTAGGGTCATCCTCAAAGATGCGCCAATCCTGATCTTAGATGAAGCAACTTCCAGCCTCGATTCAATCACTGAAAAAGCGATTCAAGATACTCTCGATTTAGCAATGCAAGGGAAAACAGTTATCGTAGTAGCTCATCGCTTATCCACTATTTCCCACCTAGATCGTATTTTAGTGTTTGATAACGGTCGCATTGTCGAAGATGGAACCCATCAGGAATTACTCACAAAACATGGTGCCTACTATAAGTTATGGAAAATGCAGGCTGGGGGATTTTTGCCTGTAGAAGCTACTAGTAATGGCAAAGTATAAAAATAAAAAGGGAGGCGAAAAAATTGCTAACAGCTGATAGCCACAATGAACTAGAATTAATCGCTGACGTATTAGTTATTGGTGGTGGACCAGCCGCCGCCTGGGCAGCATCAGCAGCTGCATCTCAAGGAGCTAAAGTCATCATTGCTGATAAAGGTTTTCTGGGTACGAGCGGTGCAGCAGCAGCTAGTGGCAATGGCATTATGGCTCCTTCCCCCGAAAACTGGGAAAAAGTTTTATCGGAGCGCTACCGCGTGGGGAAAAATTTAGCTAATTTACGTTGGATAGAGCGAGTTATCGAAAAAACTTGGCTCAGTTTGCCCCTTGTGGAAGATTGGGGCTATCGTTTCCCCAAAGAAAATGGGGAATCGGTGCGCCAAAGTTATTATGTCCCTGAATATATGCGGGTACTTCGCAAACACCTTTTGCGTGTTGGCGTCCAGATTCTCGACCAAAGTCCTGCTCTAGAGCTTTTATTGGCTGACGATGGCTCGGTAGCGGGTGCAAGAGGAGTGCAACGGCAACATCATCGTGCCTATACTGTTCGTGCTGGTGCAGTAGTCTTGGCGAATGGCGGTTGCGCGTTCTTAAGTAAAGCTCTCGGTTGTAATACCAATACGGGCGATGGACTGCTGATGGCTGTGGAAGCTGGTGGCGAGCTCTCCAGCATGGAAGCGTCCAATCACTATGCTATCTCGACCGCTTTTAATGCTACAGTGACGCGGGGCGTTCCCTTTGGCTGGGCGAGTTACACTGATGAAGCAGGCAATGACCTTGGTGGCTATATCGACGGTCGTCGCGACCCATCTTTCCTTCCCAATGCGCTCCTGAAAGGCCCTGTTTATGCCCGTTTAGATAGAGCTACGCCTGAAGTCAAGGCTGTGATTGAAAAGTCTCATTTCATTGCTTTTCTACCTTACAAAAAAGCGGGCATTGACCCCTATACCGAACGGGTGCCTGTAACGCTGGTATTGGAAGGCACAGTTCGTGGCACGGGTGGAATTCGGATTATCAACGATAGTTGTGGTACAAAAGTTCCCGGACTATATGCTGCTGGGGATGCCGCATCGCGGGAGTTTTTAGCTGGTTTAGCTTCTGGGGGTGGCGGTCCCAATGCCGCTTGGGCAATTTCCACGGGACAATGGGCAGGAGTTGGTGCGGCGACTTTTGCTAAGAGCCTGGGCACACGCTCCCATGAACGAACTGTGCGTCCAGCTGGTCAAGTTGGGTTGAGAATGCAGTCCTCAACTCCAGAAACATTCGATAGCTCGGAAATTGTGCGCGGCGTCCAAGCAGAGATGTTCCCGTTGGAAAAAAATCACTTCCGCTCCGAGTCGGGACTTTTGGAGTCGTTGGCTAAATTAGAAGTGCTGTGGCAGCAGGTGCAAGCAAATCCAAAACAGGATACAGTGCGCGATGTCGAACATTCTCGCCGAGCTGCTGCTCTGACGGCTGTAGCCCGATGGGCGTATTTTAGCGCGTTACATCGCACGGAAACGCGCAGCGAACATATTCGCGTGGACTACCCGGAAACAGACCCAAATCAGCGTTACTACCAAGCTACAGGTGGCTTGGATCAGCTATGGGTAAGACGCGATTGGATTACGGATGCCGTTGCGACACAGGCAGTATCAAATACTCAAACAACAGCCTCAGTGTAAAAATTATATTAGGAGCAATATGATTGAGCTTGTCAGCCATAGCCTCTGTATAAACTGTAATGTTTGCGTCCAAGTATGTCCGACTAATGTCTTTGATGCAGTCCCCAATCAACCACCTGTAATTGCTCGACAGGATGATTGTCAAACTTGTTTTATGTGCGAGGCGTATTGTCCGGTAGATGCGCTCTATGTTGCACCCCAATCCCATACCGAGATTGAAGTTAATGAGGGTGATTTAATTGAAAGTGGGATTATGGGCGAAT
The Gloeotrichia echinulata CP02 DNA segment above includes these coding regions:
- a CDS encoding FIST N-terminal domain-containing protein yields the protein MADQMQWANALSTRPSLEAAVTDVVEQAVSLLTAPADLGLVFISSAFASEYSRLLPLLAEKLSVRVLIGCSGGGVIGTTANGEIQELEAEAAISLTLAHLPGVDLQVFHVVSEELPDLDSSPDAWIDLIGVPPSPTPQFILLCGSFSSGISDLLQGLDFAYPGSVTVGGQASAGGMSGRIALFCNDPCGGKRQRLYREGTLGLALSGNIAVETIVSQGCRRIGKPLQVTKSERNIILELDEQVPLMVLRELISNLSEKERMLAQHSLFVGLAMDVFKLTLQQGDFLIRSILGVDPSAGAIAIGDRVRPGQRLQFHLRDAEASAEDLELLLQRYQNQRTSQTSAVAALMFSCVGRGEGLYGQSNFDSDLFRRYLKDIPVGGFFCNGEIGPIAGSTFLHGYTSVFGIYRAIS
- a CDS encoding ferredoxin family protein; this encodes MIELVSHSLCINCNVCVQVCPTNVFDAVPNQPPVIARQDDCQTCFMCEAYCPVDALYVAPQSHTEIEVNEGDLIESGIMGEYRRTLGWGYGRKNNSELDTAHKLRQLPRPDQS
- a CDS encoding aldo/keto reductase translates to MLATLAVAWVLANPVITAPIIGVSRPEQLADSLKAVEIKLDDNL
- a CDS encoding Calvin cycle protein CP12, giving the protein MTNIQTKATDDIQEKIQEEVEQARTVCDVAGSTSAECAAAWDAVEELQAEASHQRQSKPKNSLEQYCDDNPEAVECRLYED
- a CDS encoding ABC transporter ATP-binding protein, which translates into the protein MVNSETYTKNKKSLLSQTFSRAAEAPALPTTPFGFICYFVKYYRWWYVVIVILEAIHATCGIMLPYAIGEIIRSVTKSTGDSKYIFDAVRQPLMLFAALSVGEVVFGRSSGFLQTVRHPIHRQHIVRSLYAYLQQHSHRYLSSSFAGALAHRISETSLGVTQTMQMLITELMPVIIVHVVSTVLLYRAYPPLAAFVGGWAVLFVSISFWLATRCRIYARRAASKRSETTGMIVDSVTNLTSSRLFARLGFERRYLNEQLKRELVEVRKSNWYSERIRWFQFISSAILKIGTLYYSLSLWSQGKIAAADFVVATSLSLLIISEARNLSKRFLEIFEHIGNISHGVSTIIQPHEIIDRENAISHSITQGRIEFRRVNFSYSNEKQVFNNLSVVIQAGQRVGLVGFSGSGKSSFVNLILRLFDPQSGKILIDGVDIRDMTQEALHSQISLIPQDPSLFHRTLLENVRYGRLEATDEEVIEASRKAYAHDFISRIEEGYDSLVGERGVKLSGGQRQRIAIARVILKDAPILILDEATSSLDSITEKAIQDTLDLAMQGKTVIVVAHRLSTISHLDRILVFDNGRIVEDGTHQELLTKHGAYYKLWKMQAGGFLPVEATSNGKV
- a CDS encoding RNA-guided endonuclease TnpB family protein, with amino-acid sequence MLVGFQTELKLNNQQRTALRKHCGVARHAWNWGLALTKQILDHNKANPESKIKFPTAIDLHKWLVALVKSENEWYYECSKSTPQQALMALREAWKRCFHKTAGVPKFKKKGKRDSFTLEGTVKIIGSNKIQVPVIGVLKTYERLPQVLTKSCTISRQADRWFISFRFDVEQQDLGNRSIVGVDLGVKELAILSTGEVFLGGKSYKKYEVKLSRMQWLNRHKVIGSANWKKAQIKIARLHRKIANIRKDTLHKLTTLLAKNHGIVVIEDLNVSGMMANHKLAKSIADMGFYEFRRQLTYKCELYGSKLVVVDRWFPSSKICSHCGTKKETLTLNERVFECGNCGLMIDRDLNAAINLSQAVS
- a CDS encoding DUF3177 family protein yields the protein MDLMLGTIQEAIQPENIWFRPYVWIDYRLAVLFAVIIPLILLIWAYVQKTEAIQRLLIIYWKVSSLLAITIYLMIGGFGVSFISGLMAQILIPVSLWFWVDLNDEIEYQASGSLKLVFTSWRWAMSVYCILGTIAFIPFLGCAFSDPAQSSYCSVWFEAPLLFREYFHANSKPGFLGFLGISGLIIYVLYLSYFVLIKLAKQGRSATQS
- a CDS encoding FAD-binding protein produces the protein MLTADSHNELELIADVLVIGGGPAAAWAASAAASQGAKVIIADKGFLGTSGAAAASGNGIMAPSPENWEKVLSERYRVGKNLANLRWIERVIEKTWLSLPLVEDWGYRFPKENGESVRQSYYVPEYMRVLRKHLLRVGVQILDQSPALELLLADDGSVAGARGVQRQHHRAYTVRAGAVVLANGGCAFLSKALGCNTNTGDGLLMAVEAGGELSSMEASNHYAISTAFNATVTRGVPFGWASYTDEAGNDLGGYIDGRRDPSFLPNALLKGPVYARLDRATPEVKAVIEKSHFIAFLPYKKAGIDPYTERVPVTLVLEGTVRGTGGIRIINDSCGTKVPGLYAAGDAASREFLAGLASGGGGPNAAWAISTGQWAGVGAATFAKSLGTRSHERTVRPAGQVGLRMQSSTPETFDSSEIVRGVQAEMFPLEKNHFRSESGLLESLAKLEVLWQQVQANPKQDTVRDVEHSRRAAALTAVARWAYFSALHRTETRSEHIRVDYPETDPNQRYYQATGGLDQLWVRRDWITDAVATQAVSNTQTTASV